The following proteins are encoded in a genomic region of Magallana gigas chromosome 1, xbMagGiga1.1, whole genome shotgun sequence:
- the LOC105347786 gene encoding uncharacterized protein: MMMLVCLLVLSIVRDSLQHGYMIDPPSRSSLWRVNKKAPPNYNDNRLYCGGRSKIQQFGGLCGPCGDPYDGERENEAGGKYALGIISKQLPDGAKILETKVVNTAFHKGYYEFRICANNDVTKAVTQDCLNENLMTVMEGDDRYPTRFYPPGPGEHLVHVNLPEGMKCSQCVVQWRYRTGNSWGRDLDGTECIGCGVQEEFRNCADISIGSGDDKDHKTQNDNKETSEPLVTESNIHPRFRTQWTFAPNPHKEPSTTTASPVISKIRQPEAPTFSVDHLWSKTQFVRPRISIDMNQHREPPSTPKPAPRISFLEPLTTTESPVIETTTLTSMEARLQKIRKLQRLAALAIQMKTLLNTLRHLPVFQNLNLGILDKELMGQKEAPWNNLARPTVTEKPKQSRTFPWESGMSLNQIKSKPVTKSTTPKSSAHILQIPPSRVSSRFNYPILPPPNPILMGQFRKEKTRTVTLSSGNDQKNEDEVKPTESPKEEKENVPLYKNEFNVISPESLEGEVSIKDWYKKIVKLMVKKNMPVAEIKKMVDRLKQIKDVHKTQPITMLEKLRNSEMSLTESNNDNAVISDNSLSSRLTTSQTTNVVYPEVERRPAAPVNTASRNMLYPDIDRQQQRARDISAIPPNINTVRGRPGRRGSSANNPYVDHSEDNQLTPNERSALSVKLRNFMELNPQFRVPFGAVFH, from the exons ATGATGATGCTTGTGTGTCTGCTAGTGCTCTCTATCGTTAGGGACTCCCTCCAGCACGGCTATATGATTGACCCTCCCTCCAGATCCTCACTTTGGAGGGTCAATAAAAAGGCACCCCCAAATTATAACGACAACCGACTCTACTGCGGGGGCAGAAGC AAAATTCAGCAGTTTGGGGGTTTGTGTGGACCCTGTGGGGACCCTTACGACGGTGAAAGGGAAAACGAGGCTGGAGGAAAATATGCTCTAGGAATTATATCCAAACAATTACCGGATGGAGCGAAAATTCTCGAAACAAAAGTTGTCAACACAGCCTTCCACAAAGGATACTACGAGTTTCGAATCTGTGCCAACAATGACGTCACCAAAGCGGTAACGCAGGACTGTCTGAACGAGAACTTGATGACGGTTATGGAGGGTGATGATAGGTACCCCACGCGCTTTTACCCTCCCGGACCCGGGGAACATCTTGTGCACGTGAATCTCCCAGAAGGCATGAAGTGTTCCCAGTGCGTTGTACAATGGCGTTACAGAACag GAAACAGCTGGGGTCGAGACTTGGACGGCACTGAATGTATCGGCTGTGGAGTCCAAGAGGAGTTCCGGAATTGCGCGGACATCAGCATTGGTTCCGGGGACGACAAAGATCATAAGACCCAAAATGACAACAAAGAAACATCGGAACCACTGGTGACAGAAAGCAACATACACCCCAGGTTCAGGACTCAGTGGACCTTCGCTCCAAACCCACATAAAGAGCCAAGCACCACCACAGCATCCCCTGTCATTAGTAAGATTCGTCAACCGGAAGCTCCTACCTTCTCTGTGGACCATCTGTGGAGTAAGACCCAGTTTGTTCGTCCTCGCATCAGCATCGACATGAACCAACACAGAGAACCTCCAAGCACGCCTAAGCCAGCTCCACGAATTTCGTTCTTGGAGCCTTTAACTACGACGGAGAGTCCAGTTATTGAGACAACAACTCTAACATCGATGGAGGCTCGTCTACAGAAAATCAGGAAACTTCAGAGACTGGCCGCCCTCGCTATACAGATGAAGACCCTGCTCAACACGCTGCGTCATCTACCCGTGTTTCAAAACCTCAACCTTGGAATACTGGACAAAGAGTTGATGGGCCAAAAAGAAGCTCCGTGGAACAACTTGGCTAGACCAACTGTAACCGAAAAACCAAAGCAGTCGAGAACTTTCCCTTGGGAGTCTGGAATGTCCCTGAATCAAATCAAATCTAAACCTGTTACCAAATCGACAACACCCAAGAGCTCTGCACATATTCTTCAAATCCCACCCTCTCGAGTAAGCTCCAGATTCAACTACCCAATTCTTCCACCACCTAACCCCATCCTGATGGGACAATTTAGGAAAGAGAAGACAAGAACGGTAACCCTGAGTTCTGGAAACGACCAGAAGAATGAAGATGAAGTTAAACCCACTGAGAGTCCGAAAGAGGAGAAGGAAAATGTGCCCTTGTATAAAAACGAGTTCAACGTCATCAGCCCGGAATCCTTGGAGGGAGAGGTCAGCATCAAAGACTGGTACAAGAAGATCGTCAAGCTCATGGTCAAGAAGAACATGCCAGTGGCGGAAATTAAAAAGATGGTGGACCGATTGAAGCAGATTAAGGATGTCCACAAAACGCAGCCAATCACCATGCTTGAAAAACTAAGAAACTCGGAAATGTCCCTGACAGAGTCAAACAATGACAATGCCGTCATCTCCGACAACAGTTTGTCATCGCGATTAACGACGTCACAAACAACAAACGTCGTGTACCCAGAAGTAGAAAGACGACCAGCCGCCCCGGTAAACACGGCGTCTAGAAACATGCTCTATCCAGACATTGACCGACAACAACAAAGAGCTCGGGACATCAGCGCCATTCCGCCAAACATTAACACCGTAAGGGGACGTCCTGGACGACGTGGTTCTTCCGCAAATAACCCGTACGTGGATCATTCGGAAGATAACCAACTTACGCCAAATGAACGCAGCGCTTTATCAGTAAAATTACGGAACTTCATGGAGCTTAACCCACAATTCCGGGTTCCTTTCGGTGCTGTATTCCATTAA
- the LOC117688176 gene encoding uncharacterized protein: MNRLQYVVVTLSVWLFVVSAVPLGILPDVQHAAPSPGRLAGVVSSPDPTSLYKWLLQLFSQKSFINWLGRTRGINFQPGVRPNSGGTSDLFNGGTGDPFATGRLEEGDPQAVDPDLDIVRDYSPNASPQSTTTAPPTVQRDFQADNIIIPQTVQPQNDLGLNIPVLSLQETGGLADDSTRNPSPATLPDDLVIIRDQQNEESVGHAQTSTVLSGVFVHSRLSETNFATRPSGVDVQTVNNSPLQVVTSRNLEDLQVERDEESPNLVQVIPTDVVETTRNLTSGSDDVSNLPVARDREEGSTSQTLPPDLVVIRDSVEDEDSGHIVTTRVTNSPSQLSTKQIGNGILILLPGDGGK, from the exons ATGAACCGATTACAATACGTTGTGGTGACTTTGTCTGTGTGGTTGTTTGTGGTTTCTGCGGTGCCTCTCGGAATTTTACCGGATGTTCAACACGCCGCACCAAGCCCTG GTCGTCTGGCGGGCGTTGTATCCAGCCCTGACCCCACCTCCCTCTACAAATGGCTCCTACAACTCTTCAGTCAGAAGTCCTTCATCAACTGGCTG GGGCGGACCCGTGGAATCAACTTTCAGCCCGGAGTCAGACCAAACAGCG GTGGTACCAGCGACTTATTTAATGGGGGAACCGGTGACCCCTTTGCCACGGGGAGACTTGAGGAAGGTGACCCTCAAGCTGTGGACCCAGACTTGGACATCGTCCGAGACTACAGCCCAAATGCCTCCCCTCAGTCCACGACGACCGCACCCCCTACCGTACAGAGAGACTTCCAGGCGGACAACATCATCATCCCCCAAACAGTTCAGCCCCAAAACGATTTGGGGCTAAACATTCCGGTCCTTTCACTCCAAGAGACCGGGGGTCTGGCTGACGATTCCACCCGCAACCCTTCTCCTGCAACCCTACCCGATGATCTGGTGATTATCCGCGATCAGCAGAATGAAGAGTCGGTTGGGCATGCGCAAACAAGCACGGTGTTGTCTGGCGTTTTTGTGCACTCACGGCTATCAGAGACAAATTTCGCAACTCGGCCTTCAGGTGTGGATGTTCAAACTGTAAACAACTCCCCTTTGCAAGTGGTTACATCCAGGAATCTTGAAGATTTGCAAGTCGAACGGGACGAAGAGTCGCCAAATCTTGTTCAGGTGATTCCTACCGATGTAGTCGAAACAACACGCAATCTTACGTCGGGAAGTGATGACGTCAGCAACCTTCCTGTGGCGCGAGATCGAGAAGAGGGTTCTACCTCCCAGACTCTACCGCCGGACCTTGTTGTCATCCGGGACAGTGTGGAGGACGAGGACAGTGGTCACATCGTCACAACGCGAGTCACGAACTCTCCGTCACAGCTCTCCACAAAACAGATCGGGAACGGGATCCTAATACTACTTCCGGGTGATGGGGGGAAGTGA